The Aptenodytes patagonicus chromosome 12, bAptPat1.pri.cur, whole genome shotgun sequence nucleotide sequence ACACCCCTCCACGAGTCACTGCCCAAGGGGACTGGGAGGCcaagcagagcaggcagggtgagggtgctgcagccctgggggaagGCTGCAGCTCTGGGCATGCGGTTGCTACCGCTGAGGGGGAGATTTTCCACCTGCAGCGGTGCTCTGAGCATGGGCATCACCAGGAGAGCCTCAGCCCAGCTTGGGGCTTCACTGCAGGGGAGCACCCCTCCCTCTGGGCCATGCTGCGAGGGGTGTGCTGCCAGCACGGGGCTGGGTGGGAAGGGAGCCACCATGATCCCCTTGTTCTCCAGTTTCTCCTTTAATCCAATTATATAGAGAAGAGGCTTGATTGGCCCCACAGCAGCACGAGGTGGTTTCTGCAGTGCATGACCTGGCAGGAGTGTGAACGCCGGTGATAATCTTTGCCCTGTGCAAGCTCTGTAGGCCTGTAATTACACTTCGCTCTATTCAGGACTCCTGTTTTCATGTGTAAGACTGCAGGGAGGATGTGAAACTGTCTCTCCTGCAGAAAAGAGTGCACTGGGATGGGGATGTTTGgggtcctgctcctgcagccgaTTCCCTCATGCCCATGCTCTCTGCACTGGCTGGGTGCACCGGGCAGAGCACCAGCCCCGGGTGTGCGCCGCAGCTCCCCTTGCTCTTCTTGGCTTTTTGGGGGGGTGGTAAGAACTCCAAGAAACTGCTTTGGCACAGAGGGCCAGGCTGAAGCAGGAGGGCTTGGGGAGAGTGTGGCTGAGAGGGCGGCTCTGCCGCTCAGCCCCGGGTTGGACTTGCTGCTCGGCCGGTCTCTGCtggagtgggcgagcggctgaGAGCCAGGCCATGCGATAAGGCTTTCTGCAGAGCTATTTATACCAGGGAGATGAGGCACTGCTGGCAAAGGCACTGGGCCAGACGCAGGACCCTTCACATGAGCACTGTGGAAAGCGGCTGAGCTGGCCGTGCCGCTGGGCCTGTGCTGGGAAAGGAATCCTCCCCCTGAGCTGCTGTCAGCGTTGGGGTGTGCATCTGGAGCAGATGGGGCCACAGATGAAGGAGGCTCAgcaggcacagccagggcagcctTCTTGCTATTTAACCTCTCTGGTTGCTAatctccccctctcccagggctggAGTGGGACAGAGGGGCCCTGCAAACCCTGCGGGCTCCTTCATGTAAGGAGAGAAGCCAGTGGGCAACTGCGCCGGGAGGGAGAGCTGGCGGGGGACCTTCTGCCCCCTTGAGCAAGCAGGTTTCACATTCATCTCCCAGGACTGATTTTCCAAGGTTATCAGCTAAGGATATTAGTTACTGTAAGGTCATGATGATGAGATCCCCAGGAGATGTGCGTCCCTGCCCTGCTTGCTGCAGCCTGGCTTGGCGGGGCATGGGGTGTGGCgtggggtggtggggaggcagcagggaggtgctgggagTTTGGGGGATGGGTCAAAAGGTTTGAGCTCCCTTTGTGCTCTGCAACACGTGGGGATGCTGCAGCATCTGAGCTGGGAGCCGCTGGGGGAACAGGGACGGCTGCCAGGATCCTGGGGCTAACGGCAAGGGGTTTAATCACGGCGAGGGGTGGGAAGAGGCACAGGCTGGGGCAGCTGGAGAgccggggagggtgggggggctCCCGGCCACGCAGGAGCCAGCCCCAAGCGCTCAGGCTCCTGCTGACATTGTTGGATGCCGAGTCAGAGGCGCTCACCCCATCCGCCCCACTCAAGGGGCCCTTGTTTCCAGGGAGGAGATGATTCATGTGCATCAAGTGGCCCCTTAGCAAATCTTCCACTGCTATGGGATGTTGTCAGAGCTCAAGTGTGATCATTAATGGTTGGCTTTTCTCTAAAAACCCTCCGGGCTGGAGAATGCCACATTGCTCCATAGCTGTACAGACAGCCACGCTGGGAGGAAGAGGTACTTTCCAGGCTGGCGTTCCTGCCCCCACCAGCCCATCCCAGTCATCCCATTTTGCCCCACACCCAGCTGGTGATGGCTGGCCAGGAAGCTGAGCCCGGCTGGCAGGGATGACCTGCTCGCCCCTGCCACCTCCCGGGGGCTGAGCGctgcccttctcctgcctgcttgGCAGGGCACTCCTCCTGCCCGCACCGGAGGAGCGGTGGCCGCAGGCAGGGTACAGGCAGGCAGCAGTCTGTCCTCCTGTCTTCTGCACAAAGGAACAATTCTGGGAGCGCTGCGCCGCCCCCGCCAAGGCACTTCCTCGCCGACTGCGTGCCTGCCTCCTCCCCGTCGGAAAGAAACCTCCTTGGGAATGGTAATGGAACAGGAACTGCCCCAGGAGCTCAGCAAAGAGCTCAGGAGGCCATGGCCTCCCTCAAGGAGCAGTGGCAGGGGAAAGCCGGCCCCACCGGGGCGGGAAGCAGCGTGCTGGGGCCGGAGGGGGCTGCCAACACCCACTTTGGGCATCACCCCTCCAGTGATGCCCACAGCCCATGCTGGGACACAAGGACACTGGGGCCAGGCAGCGAGGTATGGAGGCACATCCCGGCGCCCGGGTGTCTCTTGCAGGCAGCTTAACATCAGCCCGTGGAGAGGGCAGAGTGGTTTATCTGCTGCAAGTAACTCCTCCGGCGACACTGGATCTGTTTGTCCCGCAGGGTGGGCAACCTCCCTAcagggctgctcctggggctgggccATCTCCGCTGCTGTCACCGGCTGCTGGGGTAgcccctggctgtgccccatTCCCCGGCCCACACCCCACCTATTTATGGCATCCCAGGAGCTATAAACATTTGTTTACTGCCAGTGGCGGCTCTAAGCAGCCCtgcgcaggcaggcaggcagagcgtCCCAGGGCCCTGCTCGCGCCAACAGGAAGGATTTATTTTcacttggtttttattttagctACAAACAATGGCCGTCACTCCCAGCATCCGATTTCCCCCtggcccccctcacccccagcctTCACCTGGCATGGGAGGAAGTGTGGCTGGGGGCAGGCGGAGGACACGGTAGAgccgtggctgtggggctgccggCACCTGGGCAGCTGCGGGATGGGAGTCCCTGTGCACGTCCCACTGCAGCAGCCTCGCAGTGTTATGGTGCTGTGAAACAGCATCTCCCTTCTCCAGGGCTCTCTGTTGGGCTGTGAACTGACTTTGCTTGGGGTGACAACCCCACATGTGTTGTCTTATCTCTCCCCCTGCAAAAACTGGGTCTGTACACCAGGAAACTCCTGCTTTGGCTTGGCCggagcctcttcctcctcctcctcttcctcctctctgcaggTTGCTGGAGCAAGACCTGATTTTTGCTTCTGCAACGGAgcagaggctggggagggggagatgggctctgcagctgcaggctgcGCCCGGACCCTTATCTCTGCACTGTGGAAGCGGGTCCCTGAGGGAGGGAGTGCTCACGGGGTCTAAAAATAGAGCTGGCCTGGGTGCAGGGTGGAGAGAGGTGGTGGGGCGCTGGAGGGGACACAGTTCCTCTGCCAGCATCGTGCTTGGTGCTGCTTCTAGGCCAGGCTTTAGTAGCAGAGGAAATACTGCCCCGTTGTtctaaacagcagcagcatcctggtgCTGGTCCCCCAGTTCACCCCATCCCGGCAGAGCTGCCCTGGGTCCCCTCCGCCCATCCAGCCTGAGTTAACTAATGCTAAAGCCATCTGCTGCCACGGCTCCCAGCCTTCCCAGGCTCAGAGACCTCGCTGACATCTCCCCATCAGGCTGCAAATGTGGAGAGGAGTGAGTTTGTAGGAGGGGAGGCTGGCATCGCTCCCTGTCCTGGGATGCGGTGCAATCCCGCAGGATTTTGGTTGCAAGAGAAGccccagaagaaagcagcaggtgGGAGCCATTTATCAGCACCAGAGGCAGGCTCGAGGCCGGAGGTGTTCCACAAGCGAGGCGGTGGCTCAGCGGGTGGGGGACGCAGGGTCCCTTTTCGGCTGCATCACCTGCTCAGCGCCCGTGGCTGCTCTGATATCATGCCACCTTCCCCCCAGGAGCCCTTTGATGTCCTGCTGCCGCCTCCATCCCCGGGCTCCGCAGTTTCACGCCACAGTTGCCAGAGCCCCCAAGGGCAGGGGTGTGCACCAACACCAGCACCCACGCGCCCACCCCTGAGCCAGTCCCACAGCCCACCATTCATGCTGTGGTGTGGGCACGAATGCAGGCTGGTGCAGGGTCTATGCTTGCTCCTGCTGGCTATTGCAGAAGTAACGTGCCGGTCCTTGCTCGCCGGGTGACCTTGGGTCAGTCACATCGGCACCTGCTGCCCTGCACACAGCAACCCTGGAGCAATCTCCCCTTGCTTCCTGCAGCCACCCCATTAACCTTATTTAGGCTGGGAGCCTAACGAGTGTAGGAAATTAATTCCTTCCCTTCCTCCGCTCCCCTGGGCAGAGGCTCAGCTCAGTGGGCCGCACACCCTCCTGAGATCACAGGCCTCTTTGActgctccccgcccccccccccccccgccttgtaTTTTGGAGGATGTTTAACAAGGGAGACGGAGGGGACAGCTCAGCTGGGGGAAAACAAAGGCGCCTTCAGTGCTCGCCCCGCGCCGTGCTTCGTGTGCCCCGGCTCAGAGCTGGCACTCAGGGCGTTGCTGAtgagctcacccgcctgccaTGCCGGGCGACAAGCCTCACTTATCGGCCACTCTTGCTTCTCCTGTGCAGGGGGGTCTCCTCGCCCCCCTTGCCACACATGCCGTCTGCTTTGTCACTATCAATAGAAACCCGCTTACCCTTTTGCCCTCGGCTGGTTCAAAGTCTTGACACAGGAGCTGGTGGCTATGATGGGAGATGTCCTACATACggcaggggatggggatgctgGTGAGCACCATGGCTTAGGCTTTGGTGTGCTGTGGGAAGCTGATGTAGGGTGTGTGCATGGTCCCCATCTCCTCCGTGGGACCTCATGGCCAGCTGAGAGCCTGCTGAGCTGGGGCAGTAGGAAGATTGGTGTCTCCCTAGATGCTTGCAGGTGCTGGGTGGATAGGGGGGCATCTTGCTTTTTGTCCCAGCTACTTCCTTGCTAGCCCCATGCCCCACCAAGCCCTGCAGCTGCGTCTTGGGCAAGGTAGGGTAGGATGTCTCACCTGGAGACCACCACCGCATTGCTGAGCAGGAGCCTGCTCCCATCCTGCCTGTGCAGCACTCTGCAAACACCCCAGGGAGAAtctgcccctcttccctcccttcctgcctctGCAGAGGGGCAAAGAGAGGGCCATGGGAGCTGAGTGTTCACCCTCGCTCATCACACGCATGAGGCTCTCGCATGGCTGGAGCAGGTCCCTGCCCTGGGAGGTGCATGCTGGAGGGGGGCAGCAAGCGGAGCATCAGCAGGACCTGGGTCCCGTGGCTGCCTGTCTGCTGTGGGGTGTTTTTCTAGCTCAGAGAGCAGGAGCCCTGCTCCCCCTGTGGTTGCCCTCTCCTTCCCCAtgggctgggggatgctgccAGCTCCCCAGGCTTGCTTGCTCCTTCTGGAGCTGTGCTGAGGCTTCTCCCCCTACCTGGCGGCTACCTGTCCTGGTTTGGCCTGCCCATGGGAGATGGGTCTGGCAAAGCCATCCTTGCCGAAAGGGCTGAGGCTGCTGTTTAGCTTggcgctggggagggaggaggaagcagaaggtcTGCGGAGATAGAAGCCCATCGGCTGGGACAGCAGGAAGAGGCTTGTGAGCCGCATCCTGCCTTGTGTCCTGAGGAGGCAGCGATTTGGGGCCGGGCATGCTGTCTCCTTGCCTGAGGGCTCATCTTGGCTGGGCGCTGATCCGCATCAACCCGCTCATGTTGGGTTCCCCTTCAGctgaaaagctttgaaacagCAGTTGGTTTTACTGCACTGTCCCTGCTTTGGGCAGCAGTGCCAGCCTGGTCCCGGAGCGGGAGTGTGGGGGTGGGTACAGCACGGGCAGGGTGTCCCCAGTGCTCCGTGCTGCTGGGGCACATGTTCTCCCCTACTTGCAAACCATCCCCATCAGTCAGCACATCCAAGCTGCCTCTGCGGTCACCTCTGGCCTCTCCTTGGGTCCCTGGAGACCCaaagccagctgcatgctgcccCAGCTGTGCCGCGATGACTTTCGGTTGCTGCCAAGAGAAGGGATCCTGCTCACGCTTGCACtggaagaaacagcagcttttttctCCCATCCTCTGTAGCCTCCAGAACTGTGGGTTTGCTGCTGACCCTGAGCTTGGCCTCTCCAATGCAAGCCGCCTCCTGCAGGTGCTGGACCCTGCAGGAGCTACCCTGGATGCCAGTGGAGCTGGGCGGGTACATGGTCCCGGGTAAAACGTGAGCTTGGCTTTGGATCCAGCTCAGTTTTGTCTTATCCTGCTTGGAGGAGATGAGGCACAGGAAGAGACCTGGGATGAGGATGTTGGTGCACGTGCAGAATTGGGAGTGTGGGAGCTCATGAGAGATTTGGAGTCCAGAGCTCGCCTTGTTCAAGTCCTCCCCATCCTTCCCATCCCTGGCCAACACGTTTTCCCAAAGCTGTCggtcagctgctgccagcaccataaatactgctttcagtgatgaattttttttgtaGCCCTGCTCTGATATGCAAACACCCAAGTGTTTTCTGGAGCCTTGCTGCATGGGTAGCCCCACAGCTGCAGTGTGCTTTTGCTTCATAAAAATTAGCCCATGAATCACCATGTCAAAGAGAAGACCCACACTTTTATGTTTTGTGCCTGTAATGGTGATTCGCAGCAAATTCtcttctcctgctttttgctGGGCTCTCCCTGTCTCTCCTGCCTGGTTCTGCCTGCCAGGCTAATGCTGTGTTCAGGTGCAGTGGCAGCCCAGGAGCTGGCAGGTGCTGGGATCTCACAGAGTGATGGGAAAGCGGATGAGCAGTGGCTTCTGGTGCGGTTCCTCTTTGCCAGGACTTCAGCTGCTCTGACCCTCTTGGCTGCATCTGGGGCCATGTGTATTGGACCAAGGCTCAGCTAACACAGAGCCAGGTGGGGAGAGCCCCTCCTGTGCTGCAGTCTCCATCCCCTCCCTGGGCACCTTTCAGGCCACCTGTGTGGGGCAGGGACTGTCCCTTGGGGCAGTGACTCCATGCCTGGAGGGAAGAGTGGGGTGGCCTTGGAGTGGTGTGGATGAGCTGGGATGATACAGAGGAGGAGTGACAGCAGGGCAGAGGAGCTGCTGTTGGTGAGTGTGGGAAGGAAGGCTCTAGCCTGTGTATGGGGGCCCTGTAGAGGTGGCACTGGGCTGGGAGGTCACAGGTGGTCTGAGCAGCAGGGGAATATGAGTGTCCCCAAACAGGCGAGGGGTGGGAGGATGTATCCCTGGGTGGCATTGCCAGGTGGCTCTGGAGATGGCATCTGggtttcctttccctccttccttccctccgtCACCGCCCAGTGCCCATCACAGCGAGGGGGCACCAGCAGCAATGATACGCTGTTGGGTGGACGGAGGTGTAGTTTTATCTGCGTGGAAAAATATGTGTGCTGAGCCCTTTGATAGTGGTCCAGTAGCCCTGCAGAGCTGGTGTTTCCGTTCATGGGCTCAGCAGGCTGCATCCCGGCGTCTGCGTGCGGGTGGAAGAGCTTGTGCATGGAAGGAGCACGTGTGCGCTTAGCAAACACCGCCTGAGCCGTGCTGGGCCAGCTGGGCAAGACCGCCATCCTGGGGTCTTCCACACATTCCAGCCCCTTCTGCCTTGTCTCAGCCCCAGCACCCCGACACCATCGTGGCTGACGGgcttttccctgctccccccAGTGCTGGACCAGCTCCTGCCAGAGCTCAGCGTCTTGCTCAAGCTGCTGGATCACGAGTACCTGAGTGCCACCACACAGGAGAAGAAGCTGGCCGTCTCCACCATCCTGCAGAAGCTGCAGCCACCCACAGGTCTGTGTCCCGCTCCCACGGTGCCCAGTAGCTGTCCCCAGCGGCAGTGGATGACCCCAGTAGCTGCCCCGGGCCAAAACCCCAGCGGGGTAGGGAAAACCGTCTACAGGGCAGGGATGAGCTGACTCTGTGCCCAGCGCCCTGCTCAGGCCCCTTGGGATGCTTTGCTCCCCGCTCTCGCTTCCTGGCTTCTCCCCGCCCCGGGCGCGGGGGCTGGTGTCAGCCCTGCCGTGGCTGCAGGGGGGCTGCTCCCTGCGGAAGGGCCGCTTTGCAGAGGTCTTCCTGCCACCGGTTTCTGCTGAGTGCAACGGTTTCCGCGGGAAGGCCAGGAGGGCCGTGCACCTGGGGCTTCACAGCCTTCCCACTTTCCTGTCCTCCTGGGGggggcagcagcatccctgggggctcctctcctccccgggCGCCTGCTCCAGAGGAGCGCCCCATGGCACGGTGGGGTGGGCTGGCCTGTGTCCTTGGGTTGGTGtttgcagggaggaggggagccgGTGCTCGCCCTGGccaccctgcccacccccaggCTGAGAACATCCCCTCACTCCCAGGGAAAGACATGGACTACATGTATGTCAACACGGCATCCCTGAGCAATGGCACCAGCTTCGTGGAGTCTCTCTTTGAGGAGTTTGGTATGTGTGGCCAACCCAGAGTGACGCCCGGGAGTCCCACTGGGTGGGTGCCGTGCTGGCCTTGGGGTCCCTGCTGACAGCAGGAGCTCTTGGGGtgccctggggaaggagggtAAAAGCTGCATCCTTGTGTCCAGGGTGGGCACCATCACCCCGGGTGCTTGCTCCCACTCCCCTGAAGCTGCCTGGGGGCTGGCCATGGGGGGTCCACACACACCCCGGCCCAGCTGCGTTTACCAGCAGTGCCCGTCTCCCAGCACTTTCCCAGTGAAGGGCCATGGGGTGCTTGCCTTGCGGGTCCCTGGAGGGCATGGCTGGGGAGGCCAGCTCTGGGGTTTCCTGCTCCCTTCACCCTCTCTGCTTATCCCTGGGCAGACTGTGACCTGCGGGATCTCCAGGAcatgcaggaggaggagggggacaccAGCGATGTCGTTGGCTTGGAGCTGGCGAGGAGCCAGACAGCAAAAGCTGTAAGTCCCCAAATGCCAACCTGCGAGGTCTGCTCTGCacctgcccagagaggtggcggtgGCCGGGGCTGGGACCCGTTCCTGTCCCTTGCCACCGCGATAGCTGCTGGGACTCATGACCCTCTCCGCTGCCTGGCTGATGCCGGTGGTGTTTCTGCTGTAGGTTCCTGTAGACCCTGCTCCACCGCTGCCCACCACTCCCCCGCCTGAGGATTACTATGAGGAAGCCCTGCCCCTGGGCCCCGGCAAGGCCCCTGAGTACATCACCTCCCGAAGTGAGTCCCGCTCCGTGCTGAGGCGGCAGGAGGGTGGGGGATGCCTGCTGCATCCccccacctgcctgcctgcctggcaaaGCAGGCAGCCCTTGGTGGGTGTGACGGCTCATCCCAGGGAAGGAAATGTCAGTGCTCCCACCGGCATCGCTCCTGTCCGACTTCCTTCCCATCCCACTGCGCTGTTATTGCAAGGAGTTGTTTGCTCCGGCTTGACTGGGAAGGGGGTGATGGGGAGAGGTTGGAGCCATGGGGGGACTGATGCTGAGATGCCCTGGGAGGGTGTGCTTTGCTCTGCCCTGGCTCACAGGCTCACTGCTCAGAGCATCCTTGGGGGGGAAACCAGGTGTaacagccccagctgccctctgCTTCCTCCACAGACAGCTCCAGCCCCCCCAACTCCATTGAGGATGGCTATTACGAGGATGCAGACAGCAATTACCCTGTCACCAGGATGAACGGGGAGCAAAAAAACTCCTGTAGGTATCCGGGTGCCCTtgccagggaggggagagcttCAGCAAAGTCCAGCCCTGAGATGGGGGCttgagggctgggctgggggccggTGGGGTTGAGGGGCTGGAGGACGTCTCGCGTGTCAGAGGCTGCCGGCCAAAAAGCAAGGAGCGTGGAGTGCTGTTTGTCACGCAAGCCAGAGCCCTCATGCTGCAGAAGGGATGTAATTGGTGCCATGTCTGTCACCAGCGTGGGGAAGGGGTGTCCCTGCCTATGCAGCTCTTGTGCCCTGCATGAGCTGCCTCTGCCAtggcagaggagagctggggcagggacaccactgcagagccctgctcctccaTGCCCCGCACGGGAGGTGTGGGGCAGAGGGCCGGCGTGTGATCCTCTGTTGCGGGTAGAAGGTTTAATCCAGGCTTTCAAAGTTTGAGGCTTGCAAAGAAATAAGGCAGCCCAGGGGTTTGGATAGACACACCTGGGGTTAGCATTTGGCCCACGAGCATCCTGCCTGGTTTGGAAGGGAAATGGAGACAGCTGGGGTCaaaacactgctgttttcagGGGATGACATGGAGTCCGTCTACCGCAGCACCCAGCGCAGGCTCTGTGCTGGAGCCTGCCAGGCGCGGGGAGCCCTGGCAGTGTGCGAGCATGCCCGGCATGCAGGGCCCCGGGGTGCCATTCGGGGTGACTCGCCTGCTTCCTTCCAGACAATGACTCGGATGCGATGAGCAGCTCTTACGAGTCgtatgacgaggaggaggaagaggggaagggcCAGCAGCTGACACACCAGTGGCCGTCGGAGGAAGCCTCCATGAACCTGGTGAAGGATTGCAGGATTTGCGCTTTCCTGTTGCGCAAGAAGCGCTTTGGACAGTGGGCCAAGCAGCTCACCATCATACGGGACAGCAAACTGCTGGTGAGCCCAGAGCTGGTGGGGGACAGAAACCCACTggtgggctgggagggaggtCGGGTCCAGGCTGAAGAAAAGTGGCACTATCCAAGCCAAGACCCTGCCCCAAGGCTGCGACTGCCCTGCAGAGCACATCCAGGGGCTGCCCTCGCTTCCCTTGCAAGTGAATGGAGGGCTCCCCTCTTCTGGGACCCCATGGACTGAGAGGGCACCACGCAGCCCTCTGCCACCGAGGCTGTTGCAGAGACTGAGCCACCTCCATCTATGCCACCTGAGAGGGACCCTGAGAGGGACCCCAGGTCTCCCCAGCatggcagcaggacaggcaggttTTGGCCGAGTCCTGAACGGTTCCCTTTGCTTCCCCTAGTGCTACAAAAGCTCTAAGGACCGGCAGCCACATGTGGAGGTGCCCCTGGGGACCTGCAACGTCATCTATGTCCCCAAGGACGGGCGACGCAAGAAGCACGAGCTGCGGTTCTCGCTGCCGGGAGCCGAGGCACTGGTGCTGGCTGTGCAGAGCAAGGAGCAGgctgaggagtggctgaaggTACTATGGCTGCCCCCTGGCTTTGCCTGGGGGGCCACAGACCCTCCTTGGCATCCTTCCTGGCTGAGGCAGGGAGTGGGCTGCCCTGGGAAAGGTCTTGCCCccctggaaggggaagggggcTTTGCTCCCATCTCTTATCGGTTCGTGGGGGGctggccagcagcttcccagGGCCTGGGCGTCTCCGGCACTGATAGCCCCTGCGGGGTGGGGATGtttgctctctccctcctcttccccgtggccttttcctgcctttgttcaGAAGCGGGAGGCGGGGGCCGCGGGGAAGGGGCAGTGGGTGGGAAAGGAGCCTCTGTGCACACCACAAACCCCGCTGTTAGCTGTTACCCCAAATATGGGAGAACAGGGTCATTTTACATGGCCTGGGCAAGCCATGCTGTGCCTGCCTGTTAAATGGGGTGTCATGAGGTGTCCTGTGCTGGCAGGATGACTGTGCAGCTTGGCACCCAAGTCCCTCACCTCTGAGATTTCCAAAATCTCTGACAAAATCTGCAAAACTGGTTGCAGTTTTGAAGGGGTCAAGGTGTGTGCAATCCCCCAGGCAAGCCGGGCTTGTGCCCCGAGCAGGGCTCGCTGTCCTGTCCTACAGAGACCAGGACCTTTCTCCCTGTGGTTCAGCCTGGCTCTGGCGGTGAGATGGAAGTGTGCTGAGACGGGGAGAGTAGCCCTGGCCCTCAGGTCCATTTTGAGTGGCTGCTGGGGGCTGTCTCCACAGGTGATAAAGGAAGCCAGCAGTCCGGCAGTGGGCAGGATGGAAGCCCCCACCTCCCCGGTGATGCCGTGCAAGATGGACCTGGATAAGGTGATGGTTTCTAACCGCCCTGCCGAGGTGCTGCATGGGGCTGCTGCGGCCGAGCCTGGGGAACACAGGTCTCGGGGAGCACCGAGCTCCTGGTGCTGCGCGAGGAGTCCTTCCTATCCTCACAACAGCTCTGCAGGGGCTCCCCGCCGCTGGGGAAGGGGAACTGGGCTCCCCTGGCGCTGAGGGATGTCTCAGCCCTGCACGGGAGGGATGAAGGACCAATAGTGGCTGTTGCTGGGGGCTGCGCAGGGGGACGCTGCTGACAGGGTGCCTGCTCCGATCCCCCCACAGCGACTGTCGCAGGAGAAGCACACCTCCGACTCGGACAGTGTGGCGACGGGTGAGACTGGCTCCCCAGCAGCCCGCAGAGAGCCCGGCGAGCACGGTACGgcccctgcccccagccaggcaggctgtCCCACTGTCCGGGGGGGTCGGCTGTGTGCACCACAGCTGGGGAGCATCCTCTCCCGGTGAGGGGGGATGCTGTGACATGCGCCGGGGGCACACAGATACCCTGTTCTTCTTCCAGGGAAAGGCAAAAAGAGCGGCTTGGCTGACCTGAAGGGCTCAATGAGCCGGGCGGCGGGGAAGAAGATCACCAGGATCATCAGCTTCTCCAAGAAAAAGCCTTCTCCCGAGGACACGCAGACCTCCTCCACTGAGGAGGACATCCCCTGCTGCGGTTCGTGTGGGCCGGGGGCAGAGACAGGGCTCGGCTTGTGCGGGGCCAGGAGCGGTGGGGAGCTAGCATCCTTCCCCCAGCCTGGCCATATGGGGGGCAGGTGGGAGGTAAgggggcggtggggtgggggCAAGTTCACCGAGCTGCTGGAGGGCTGTGACACTGCCTCAGGCTACAAAATGGAGCCCAGTCCCAGCTCTGCAAATTCCCAtggtgtgtggggagggggcgAGGGGTCACCCATGTCCTCCCAGAAAATGGGCTCGGGTGACTGTGTGGCACTGATCTGGCACCTCAGCTGGGTCCAGGGGTCCCAGCTGGCTCTCTGTGGAGAAATTGAGGCACAGAAGGACCAAACGAGCAGGGAGCCATGCCGTAATCTCTGAGCAGCCCTGTCTCGTTAAAG carries:
- the AFAP1L1 gene encoding actin filament-associated protein 1-like 1 isoform X2; amino-acid sequence: MDRLSVLDQLLPELSVLLKLLDHEYLSATTQEKKLAVSTILQKLQPPTDCDLRDLQDMQEEEGDTSDVVGLELARSQTAKAVPVDPAPPLPTTPPPEDYYEEALPLGPGKAPEYITSRNSSSPPNSIEDGYYEDADSNYPVTRMNGEQKNSYNDSDAMSSSYESYDEEEEEGKGQQLTHQWPSEEASMNLVKDCRICAFLLRKKRFGQWAKQLTIIRDSKLLCYKSSKDRQPHVEVPLGTCNVIYVPKDGRRKKHELRFSLPGAEALVLAVQSKEQAEEWLKVIKEASSPAVGRMEAPTSPVMPCKMDLDKRLSQEKHTSDSDSVATGETGSPAARREPGEHGKGKKSGLADLKGSMSRAAGKKITRIISFSKKKPSPEDTQTSSTEEDIPCCGYLSVLVNQCWKERWCRLKGNTLYFHKDRTDLRTHVNAIVLRGCEVVPGLGPKHPFAFRILRNGQEVAALEASCSEDLGRWLGLLLVETGSQTAPEALHYDYVDVETIANIVTAVRHSYLWASSSQDHRPDSSRVVYDDVPYEKVQAEEEPGRPAGAQVKRHASSCSEKSRRVDPQVKVKRHASNANQYRYGKNRAEEDARRFLTEKEKLEKEKASIRSELVLLRKEKRELREAVKGSTGSKLQDLEQRVSVLEEQCRQKEERRVDLELKLTEVKERLKQSLAGGPALGLAVTGKAENGEAANKPNGSPPEHLVPVNCAAELRKRSPSILPANKGNVLRKAKEWEKKQT
- the AFAP1L1 gene encoding actin filament-associated protein 1-like 1 isoform X1; its protein translation is MDRLSVLDQLLPELSVLLKLLDHEYLSATTQEKKLAVSTILQKLQPPTGKDMDYMYVNTASLSNGTSFVESLFEEFDCDLRDLQDMQEEEGDTSDVVGLELARSQTAKAVPVDPAPPLPTTPPPEDYYEEALPLGPGKAPEYITSRNSSSPPNSIEDGYYEDADSNYPVTRMNGEQKNSYNDSDAMSSSYESYDEEEEEGKGQQLTHQWPSEEASMNLVKDCRICAFLLRKKRFGQWAKQLTIIRDSKLLCYKSSKDRQPHVEVPLGTCNVIYVPKDGRRKKHELRFSLPGAEALVLAVQSKEQAEEWLKVIKEASSPAVGRMEAPTSPVMPCKMDLDKRLSQEKHTSDSDSVATGETGSPAARREPGEHGKGKKSGLADLKGSMSRAAGKKITRIISFSKKKPSPEDTQTSSTEEDIPCCGYLSVLVNQCWKERWCRLKGNTLYFHKDRTDLRTHVNAIVLRGCEVVPGLGPKHPFAFRILRNGQEVAALEASCSEDLGRWLGLLLVETGSQTAPEALHYDYVDVETIANIVTAVRHSYLWASSSQDHRPDSSRVVYDDVPYEKVQAEEEPGRPAGAQVKRHASSCSEKSRRVDPQVKVKRHASNANQYRYGKNRAEEDARRFLTEKEKLEKEKASIRSELVLLRKEKRELREAVKGSTGSKLQDLEQRVSVLEEQCRQKEERRVDLELKLTEVKERLKQSLAGGPALGLAVTGKAENGEAANKPNGSPPEHLVPVNCAAELRKRSPSILPANKGNVLRKAKEWEKKQT